In the genome of Gordonia rubripertincta, one region contains:
- a CDS encoding MCE family protein produces the protein MGHKRFHVGAGLIAAAVAMSTVAGCRFDGANSLSLPGDAVSGDSYSITVQLADVQNLVSNSLVKLDNANVGQIRSITVRESFAEVDVELSEGVEIPNGSTVKLAQTSVLGAQYLEFIPPAEQTPGKLLPGDTLDVNSSAAYPSTESVLAALSLILNGSGLEQLRSIMTELNDATDGRTAAANRAISQLKTFVSGLHKQRDDIGRAIDSLGKLSATLADQSSTVAEGIDNLEPALTVLADQREELVTMLDRVGVFGAKVGSVIARSNADLNSIAAELRPALKGLEESGDDLVGSLIVGLTVPFPVTVIDKGMKGDYQNLFLTLDLSVGAIRDKVLGSIPKVALARMAASRQAADPLRAPFGLRTPTTDHSPSKKTSPQPAGMGGPR, from the coding sequence ATGGGACACAAGCGCTTTCACGTCGGCGCGGGACTGATCGCGGCGGCCGTCGCGATGTCGACGGTGGCGGGCTGTCGGTTCGACGGCGCCAACTCGTTGTCACTGCCAGGCGACGCCGTCTCCGGTGACAGCTACAGCATCACCGTCCAGTTAGCCGACGTGCAGAACCTGGTGTCGAACTCCCTGGTCAAGCTCGACAACGCGAATGTCGGGCAGATCCGGTCCATCACAGTGCGCGAGTCGTTCGCCGAAGTGGACGTGGAGCTCTCCGAGGGAGTGGAGATCCCGAACGGTTCGACCGTGAAGCTGGCACAGACCTCGGTGCTGGGCGCGCAGTACCTGGAGTTCATTCCTCCCGCGGAGCAGACGCCGGGCAAGCTGTTGCCCGGCGACACACTCGATGTCAACAGCTCCGCAGCCTATCCGTCGACCGAGTCGGTGCTGGCGGCCTTGTCGCTGATCCTCAACGGCAGTGGCCTCGAACAGCTCCGGTCGATCATGACCGAGCTCAACGACGCCACCGATGGCCGCACAGCCGCTGCCAACCGAGCGATATCTCAACTCAAGACCTTCGTCTCCGGACTACACAAGCAACGTGATGACATCGGCCGCGCCATCGATTCGCTCGGCAAGCTCAGCGCCACGCTGGCCGATCAGAGTTCGACCGTGGCGGAGGGCATCGACAACCTGGAACCCGCCCTGACCGTGCTGGCGGACCAACGCGAGGAGCTGGTCACGATGCTCGATCGCGTAGGAGTGTTCGGCGCAAAGGTGGGCAGCGTGATCGCACGCAGCAACGCCGATCTGAACTCCATTGCCGCGGAACTCCGTCCCGCACTGAAGGGGCTCGAGGAGTCCGGCGACGACCTGGTCGGCTCGCTCATCGTCGGGCTCACCGTTCCGTTCCCGGTGACCGTCATCGACAAGGGAATGAAGGGTGACTACCAGAACCTCTTCCTGACCCTCGACCTGTCGGTGGGCGCCATACGCGACAAGGTGCTCGGCAGTATTCCCAAGGTGGCCCTGGCCAGGATGGCGGCCTCGCGGCAAGCCGCGGACCCACTCCGCGCTCCATTCGGACTGCGCACCCCCACAACGGATCACAGCCCATCGAAAAAGACCTCACCGCAGCCCGCCGGGATGGGGGGCCCCCGATGA
- a CDS encoding MCE family protein produces the protein MSTSSAVNRLGGPAVIALVIVAMVAVTAAKVWESTHTSRATIWFTDGTGLFVGDPVKMRGVTIGTVEAVEATPAKVRVEVSYDDSAYVDSEARAAIVAPTLVSGRYVQFVNPVKRSPAGALEDDAVVEVGRTAVPVGYDEIKKQVTDLAHQLGPSTGDEKGALSRLIDTSAGALDTSGGSLRKSVDALSDAMRTLSAAGPDLFSTVRNLQQVVTALRTADQQIVGFASQLDDASAVLDDNRTQLDAAIRALNSMAPRLRDYLKQNQGALSRDVKDLTRVSRLLVDRQDDLAQILHTAPTALSNLYNIYDPDSNSLTAGLAVADFPDPVSLICALLTTVDAPKSECQKAETTLTRVITSEMARSTGRPEEGGR, from the coding sequence ATGAGCACGTCATCAGCCGTCAACCGACTCGGCGGGCCCGCGGTCATCGCCCTCGTCATCGTCGCCATGGTGGCCGTGACCGCGGCGAAGGTATGGGAGAGCACGCACACCTCACGGGCCACAATCTGGTTCACGGACGGCACCGGGCTGTTCGTCGGCGATCCGGTCAAGATGCGCGGCGTCACCATCGGCACTGTCGAAGCAGTGGAGGCCACACCGGCGAAGGTTCGCGTCGAGGTCTCGTACGACGACTCGGCGTACGTGGACTCCGAGGCACGGGCGGCGATCGTGGCGCCGACCCTCGTCTCCGGTCGGTATGTTCAGTTCGTCAACCCGGTCAAGCGATCGCCGGCTGGTGCGCTGGAAGACGATGCCGTGGTGGAGGTCGGCCGGACCGCGGTCCCGGTCGGGTACGACGAGATCAAGAAGCAGGTGACCGACCTCGCGCACCAACTCGGACCTTCCACCGGCGATGAGAAGGGGGCGCTCAGCCGACTCATCGACACCTCGGCCGGTGCGCTCGACACCAGCGGCGGCTCACTCCGGAAGTCGGTCGATGCGCTCTCCGACGCGATGAGGACGCTCTCCGCGGCCGGCCCCGACCTGTTCAGCACAGTCCGCAATCTCCAGCAGGTCGTCACCGCGCTGCGCACCGCCGACCAGCAGATCGTCGGTTTCGCCTCGCAACTCGACGACGCGTCGGCCGTGCTCGACGACAATCGGACGCAACTCGATGCCGCGATCCGTGCCCTCAACTCGATGGCCCCACGCCTGCGCGACTACTTGAAGCAGAACCAGGGTGCGCTAAGCCGTGACGTCAAGGACCTCACCAGGGTGTCCCGACTGCTCGTCGACAGGCAGGACGATCTGGCTCAGATCCTGCACACGGCGCCGACCGCGCTGTCGAACCTCTACAACATCTACGACCCGGACTCGAACTCACTGACGGCCGGTCTCGCGGTGGCCGACTTCCCGGATCCGGTGTCGCTCATCTGTGCACTGCTGACAACCGTGGACGCTCCCAAGTCGGAATGCCAGAAGGCCGAGACCACCCTGACCCGGGTCATCACGTCCGAGATGGCACGCTCGACCGGTCGCCCCGAGGAGGGAGGACGCTGA
- a CDS encoding aldehyde dehydrogenase family protein, translated as MTLTTDFTTVAELDSALLRLSAGERRWADLPLTRRADLLQQVAHQAAEQASDWVEAACRAKRISPSSPLAGEEWLSGPYPVITNAATLARSLRDLSSGDSPIAHVPTSVAPGGRVALDVFPHQIWDRLLLSGVSAKVWLKPGVSVTQARSAAGLAQLDPATTHGMSVVLGAGNITSIAVLDTLYELIAHNRVVILKLNPVLGEMFDAINAVLRPLSERGFVEVVRGGVEVGSYLVDHPNVAHVHITGSSASHDAIVFGTGPEGEARRRAGVPKLGKTITSELGGVSPTVVVPTGWSAKDIRFQAEHLATQRLHNGGYNCIAAQVAVIPSEWSKKGEFLRELRDQIDKAPARPAYYPGSDQRVAAAAHRHATANARENGRLLIEGLSPDQVAEAFTVEYFSPVLAVVEIPGDGIAYLRAASRFVNERLEGTLGANVLVHPRYRRKLGREFEWFVESLRYGTIAINAWTGVGYLTAAAPWGGFPGATLVDVESGIGLVHNASLVDDTERTVVTGPFRPLSRSLITGQLSITPKPAWFVRNTHAHHVGRKMVAFAADPKATRLPSLFASALRG; from the coding sequence ATGACTCTCACCACCGATTTCACCACAGTCGCGGAGCTCGACAGTGCGCTGCTACGACTCAGCGCAGGCGAGCGCCGGTGGGCAGACCTCCCGCTGACCCGGCGCGCCGACCTTCTGCAACAGGTGGCGCACCAGGCGGCCGAGCAGGCATCGGATTGGGTTGAGGCCGCGTGCCGTGCGAAGCGGATCTCGCCCTCATCGCCGCTCGCAGGCGAAGAATGGCTGTCGGGGCCGTACCCGGTCATCACGAACGCTGCCACGCTGGCCCGTTCTCTGCGCGACCTGAGCAGCGGCGACAGTCCCATCGCCCACGTACCGACTTCCGTCGCTCCCGGCGGTCGTGTTGCGCTCGACGTCTTTCCCCATCAGATCTGGGATCGGCTACTGCTGTCGGGCGTCTCGGCCAAGGTCTGGCTGAAGCCGGGGGTGAGTGTCACCCAGGCGCGGTCGGCGGCGGGATTGGCGCAACTCGACCCCGCGACGACGCACGGCATGTCAGTCGTCCTCGGCGCCGGCAACATCACCTCGATCGCCGTGCTGGACACCCTGTACGAGCTGATCGCGCACAATCGCGTCGTGATCCTCAAACTGAACCCCGTCTTGGGCGAGATGTTCGACGCGATCAACGCCGTCCTGCGACCCCTGTCCGAGCGCGGCTTCGTGGAGGTCGTCAGGGGCGGTGTCGAGGTCGGCTCGTATCTCGTCGATCACCCGAATGTGGCGCATGTCCACATCACCGGAAGCTCGGCAAGTCACGACGCCATCGTCTTCGGCACCGGCCCGGAAGGCGAGGCCCGTCGCCGGGCCGGCGTACCGAAGCTCGGCAAGACCATCACCAGTGAACTCGGCGGCGTATCACCCACCGTCGTCGTCCCCACCGGGTGGTCGGCCAAGGACATCCGTTTCCAGGCGGAGCACCTGGCCACCCAGCGTCTGCACAACGGCGGCTACAACTGCATCGCCGCCCAGGTTGCCGTGATCCCGTCCGAGTGGTCCAAGAAAGGGGAGTTCCTCCGGGAACTCCGCGACCAGATCGACAAGGCTCCCGCGCGGCCAGCCTATTACCCCGGAAGCGACCAACGGGTCGCCGCGGCAGCCCACCGGCACGCCACGGCCAACGCACGCGAGAACGGCCGGCTGCTGATCGAGGGGCTCTCACCGGACCAGGTGGCCGAGGCCTTCACCGTGGAGTACTTCTCGCCCGTGCTGGCCGTCGTGGAGATCCCCGGAGACGGGATTGCCTACCTCCGGGCAGCGAGCCGCTTCGTCAATGAGCGGCTCGAGGGCACTCTCGGCGCCAACGTCTTGGTGCACCCGAGATACCGCCGCAAGCTCGGTCGAGAGTTCGAGTGGTTCGTGGAATCGCTCCGCTACGGCACGATAGCGATCAACGCGTGGACGGGGGTCGGTTATCTCACCGCAGCAGCACCATGGGGCGGCTTTCCCGGTGCGACCCTCGTCGATGTCGAGAGCGGAATCGGATTGGTACACAACGCATCACTGGTGGACGACACAGAGCGCACGGTCGTGACCGGCCCGTTCCGCCCGCTGAGCCGATCTCTGATCACCGGCCAGCTGTCGATCACGCCGAAGCCGGCGTGGTTCGTCAGGAACACGCATGCGCACCATGTAGGCCGAAAGATGGTTGCATTCGCGGCAGATCCGAAGGCCACCCGGCTGCCGTCGCTCTTTGCGTCCGCCTTACGCGGCTGA
- a CDS encoding MCE family protein, which translates to MKLTRLVRWQLVVFAVLTVVSVVYGTVTYVGIGRVTGIGSYRVVAEFDTAGGIYETGLVTYRGVTVGRVDSVDVDLADLSAPVRITLRIDSDNTIPRNSAAHIRSQSAVGEQYVDLIPRDNGGPALTDGDVLSAKGNEAPTPTKDVLERTMNLVATISPQNLETTVDEVSDGLGQTGDRLARLIDASQRLLELAQIDIGPTTRLIDDAEPLLTTGNRVAADLTSAVANLASFTDQLALSDEHLRTLLTQTPSAADQVSATLTELTPTLPTLLADLQSVGQVLRVNVPNLRHILTVYPAFTSGTLNSVDGYALGQSPQAPLDIKLGNTLNPPPCTEGYGGSRRRDASDMRTVPVVPDQYCDARPDNPKVARGARNVPCATDPRVRTPLVADCPGGLPSTWPEMLSRPHSMGDAGGDPGAKRVPKRLRTASKPVPYSETTGRFRGPDGVTYFVGTPTNSASAKGKATWQSLLIK; encoded by the coding sequence ATGAAACTCACCAGACTGGTGCGATGGCAGCTCGTCGTATTCGCTGTCCTCACCGTGGTCAGCGTAGTCTACGGGACTGTCACCTACGTCGGCATCGGTCGGGTCACCGGCATCGGATCGTATCGCGTGGTCGCCGAGTTCGACACCGCCGGCGGCATTTACGAGACCGGACTGGTGACCTATCGAGGTGTAACCGTGGGACGGGTGGATTCGGTAGACGTCGATCTGGCCGACTTGTCGGCGCCGGTTCGCATCACCCTGCGCATCGATTCGGACAACACGATCCCGCGAAACAGTGCGGCGCACATCAGGAGTCAGTCTGCGGTCGGGGAACAATACGTGGATCTGATTCCCCGCGACAACGGCGGGCCCGCGCTGACGGACGGAGACGTGTTGTCGGCCAAGGGCAATGAGGCGCCCACGCCCACCAAAGACGTCCTGGAGAGGACCATGAACCTCGTTGCGACGATCTCGCCCCAGAATCTGGAGACGACCGTCGACGAGGTGTCCGACGGGCTAGGACAGACCGGTGATCGCCTGGCTCGGTTGATCGACGCATCACAGCGGCTGCTCGAGTTGGCGCAGATCGATATCGGCCCCACCACCCGGCTGATCGACGACGCCGAACCGCTGTTGACCACTGGCAACCGGGTGGCCGCCGACCTGACCTCTGCGGTGGCGAACCTCGCGTCGTTCACCGATCAGCTCGCGCTGAGCGATGAACACTTGCGGACTCTGCTGACCCAGACCCCGTCGGCAGCCGACCAGGTGTCGGCCACCCTGACCGAGCTGACGCCTACGCTGCCGACGCTGCTCGCCGACCTCCAGTCCGTGGGACAGGTGCTGCGCGTCAACGTCCCCAACCTCCGGCACATCCTGACCGTCTATCCGGCGTTCACGTCGGGAACCCTGAACTCGGTCGACGGCTACGCGCTCGGCCAGAGTCCGCAGGCTCCACTCGACATCAAGCTCGGAAACACGCTGAACCCGCCCCCGTGCACCGAGGGATATGGCGGCAGCCGACGTCGTGACGCATCGGACATGCGGACTGTGCCGGTGGTTCCGGACCAGTACTGCGACGCGCGCCCCGACAACCCGAAGGTGGCGCGTGGCGCCCGGAACGTCCCGTGCGCGACCGACCCCCGCGTGAGGACTCCCTTAGTGGCCGATTGCCCCGGGGGACTTCCGTCCACGTGGCCGGAGATGTTGTCGCGTCCGCACTCTATGGGCGACGCCGGCGGTGACCCAGGGGCGAAGAGGGTGCCGAAGCGCTTACGTACAGCGTCGAAGCCGGTGCCGTATTCGGAGACCACCGGAAGGTTCCGAGGGCCCGACGGGGTGACGTACTTCGTGGGAACACCCACCAACTCAGCTTCGGCGAAAGGAAAGGCGACATGGCAGTCGTTACTGATCAAGTAG